The following proteins are encoded in a genomic region of Paenibacillus antri:
- a CDS encoding phage tail protein: MSEARYFSLRGIAAWRRGVRMHLTADDEGLTIVRQDVYRPTRRDEADHPRIVRPVADAAADASGRWFLLDGAAGVWKADMVSGHTESLLPPGHGWFGSGASVAVLSDMWAAADSESSPTLALLSSDNAQVLWAKSDWDGKPFRAHAVAADGADRTVVLAVVEEDAGPVFKLLRFEPSGEPAGTLDVDLDVRSAAADEGDAPSALRPRRFELSLGAGGAGWLLDRDAFAALPFDFDAAERPAFVPLPEAATPAAAILAAPDGGAWLIRRAEAGGGRALLRLGLDGRTEPVGEAGPGGADRLQAGQGGRMYVWDNEEAVVTTLRAKPETAIWEPFRRRMGVWIGGALDSTSTETEWHKIVVDAVGEPDTQVRVRYYASDRKAAVVDGRLVPDLDRYVADPAIEPDVKLAALRELWSEPIVDPKDALLFRAKGRYLWLYIELIGSEANAPTVRGVQVHFPRQSYVNDLPALYQQDPKSKDFLERFLGLFQTMLEETDAGIAGVPRSFDPEASSGPSLRWLLTWIGLREDDHWTDEQLRKLLKAAPRIYKLRGTRYALETLIEIYTGEKPILMEYDQLRSLKEHSELGEVAEKLYVTDPHGFNVLVKPEHADTDTKRATLQHLIDSCKPAFATARLIVLQPWVYMDLHSYLGLNTVLSEPTLLTLDGRSSMPHHTITIDVGQDNRVDQHTRLELDSRLE; the protein is encoded by the coding sequence GTGAGCGAAGCGCGTTATTTCTCGCTGCGCGGGATCGCCGCATGGCGGCGCGGCGTCCGCATGCATCTGACGGCCGACGACGAAGGCCTCACGATCGTGCGTCAGGACGTCTACCGCCCGACGCGTCGCGACGAGGCGGACCATCCGCGCATCGTCCGTCCCGTGGCGGACGCCGCCGCGGACGCTAGCGGGCGATGGTTTCTGTTGGACGGCGCGGCCGGCGTCTGGAAAGCCGACATGGTCAGCGGACATACCGAGTCGCTGCTGCCGCCGGGCCACGGCTGGTTCGGAAGCGGCGCGTCGGTCGCGGTCTTGAGCGACATGTGGGCCGCCGCGGACTCGGAGAGCAGCCCGACGCTGGCGCTGCTGTCGTCGGATAACGCCCAGGTGCTCTGGGCGAAGTCCGACTGGGACGGCAAGCCGTTCCGCGCGCATGCCGTCGCGGCGGACGGAGCCGACCGGACCGTCGTCTTGGCCGTCGTCGAAGAAGACGCCGGTCCCGTCTTCAAGCTGCTGCGATTCGAGCCGTCGGGCGAGCCGGCCGGGACGTTGGACGTCGACCTCGACGTCCGTTCGGCGGCAGCCGACGAGGGTGACGCTCCCTCAGCCCTCCGACCGCGGCGCTTCGAGCTGTCGCTCGGCGCCGGCGGCGCCGGCTGGCTGCTCGACCGCGACGCCTTCGCCGCGCTGCCTTTCGACTTCGACGCCGCGGAGCGCCCGGCGTTCGTGCCGCTGCCGGAGGCGGCGACGCCCGCGGCCGCGATCCTAGCCGCGCCGGACGGCGGCGCATGGCTGATCCGCCGAGCCGAAGCGGGCGGCGGACGCGCGCTGCTGCGCCTCGGCCTGGACGGACGGACGGAGCCGGTCGGCGAAGCGGGCCCCGGCGGCGCGGACCGGCTGCAGGCCGGCCAAGGCGGCCGGATGTACGTCTGGGACAACGAAGAAGCGGTCGTCACGACGCTGCGAGCGAAGCCCGAGACGGCGATATGGGAGCCGTTCCGCCGGCGCATGGGCGTCTGGATCGGAGGCGCGCTCGACAGCACGTCCACCGAGACGGAGTGGCACAAGATCGTCGTCGACGCGGTCGGCGAACCGGATACGCAGGTTCGAGTGCGCTATTACGCGTCGGATCGGAAGGCGGCCGTCGTCGACGGGCGGCTGGTCCCGGATTTGGACCGGTACGTCGCCGATCCCGCGATCGAACCGGACGTTAAACTGGCGGCGCTGCGCGAGCTCTGGTCGGAGCCGATCGTCGATCCGAAGGATGCGCTTCTATTTAGGGCCAAAGGCCGATATTTATGGTTATATATCGAGCTGATCGGCTCGGAGGCGAACGCGCCGACGGTGCGGGGGGTGCAGGTGCATTTTCCGAGACAATCGTACGTGAACGACCTTCCGGCGCTGTATCAGCAAGACCCCAAAAGCAAGGATTTCCTGGAACGGTTTCTCGGCTTGTTCCAGACGATGCTCGAAGAGACGGACGCCGGTATCGCGGGCGTGCCGCGGTCGTTCGATCCCGAGGCATCCTCGGGTCCGTCGCTCCGCTGGCTGCTGACGTGGATCGGTCTCCGGGAGGACGATCATTGGACGGACGAACAGCTGCGCAAGCTGCTCAAGGCCGCTCCCCGCATCTATAAGCTGCGGGGCACGCGGTACGCGCTGGAGACGTTGATCGAAATTTACACGGGCGAGAAGCCGATCCTTATGGAATACGATCAGCTGCGTTCGCTGAAGGAGCATTCGGAGCTCGGCGAGGTGGCCGAGAAGCTGTACGTCACCGATCCGCACGGGTTCAACGTATTAGTGAAGCCCGAGCACGCGGACACCGATACGAAACGGGCGACGCTGCAGCACTTGATCGACAGCTGCAAGCCGGCGTTCGCGACCGCGAGGCTCATCGTCCTGCAGCCTTGGGTGTACATGGATTTGCACTCTTACCTCGGTCTCAACACGGTGTTGTCGGAGCCTACGCTGCTTACGCTCGACGGGCGCTCTTCGATGCCGCACCATACGATCACAATCGACGTCGGCCAAGACAACCGGGTGGATCAGCACACGCGGCTGGAGCTCGATTCGCGGTTGGAATAA
- a CDS encoding putative baseplate assembly protein encodes MLPLPNLDDRTFEQLVREARDLIPGVFPEWTDENAHDPGITLLEMLAWHLEVQQYRLDRLTANHERKFLKLLGESPLPRAPARSSVVFSGADRALKLPVGTVLRAGDTPYETERPLTVVPADGVRLSVTTASGSREVSAGDENGHAPFYPFGQDGEVGARFSIRFREPLPANEPLSLWIELAFDGGLEAKRIPPNEASFVPSGTVEWTYWAEAEDGTATWTPLPLELDETYAFHQSGSIRFHLPATTRRLSVRMTGGAYDRVPRVRKLHVNETSAAQGFSHAVVETFDGTGAPDLALRPRHALFSRGVVQAQTRSGADGGWVDWDEVESWPDGPSRAFRTSRDDATGEVTVTFGDGVHGAIPPEGVGAIRLIAVSPELYGRAACGAGTGISGQRVKLPIGPALPGALLVQVGWVPEGASAPVWHDWRRVDDFDRSRPDSRHYALDDAEGELRFSGGERGAVPPASGFPNIRVIGLRVGGGAIGNVKEGRIRSSDDSVVAESLIIENVRPAEGGAEPETTGEALRRVQRGVLEPDCGVTEEDIERLVLAVPGIAVSRVKAIPGFRPGLRNYPEERTLGDVTVVVEPRSQREAAKPSAGFLQTVRNYLEPYRLLTTKFHVVPPEYVKVGVRAIVVVDPRYEAKESRVHEAIDRWFARWDFGRSVYKGDVYDAIHSVPGVVYIQDVWLMADGKDVFKEEGGDVRIPPNGLVVSGAHEIELLSSGR; translated from the coding sequence ATGCTGCCGTTACCGAATTTGGACGACCGCACGTTCGAGCAGCTGGTGCGGGAAGCCCGAGACTTGATTCCGGGCGTCTTCCCGGAGTGGACCGACGAAAACGCGCACGACCCCGGAATTACGCTGCTCGAGATGCTCGCATGGCATCTCGAGGTGCAGCAGTACCGTCTGGACCGGCTGACGGCGAACCACGAGCGCAAGTTTCTGAAGCTGCTCGGCGAGTCGCCGCTCCCGCGCGCGCCGGCGCGTTCATCGGTCGTCTTCTCCGGCGCGGACCGGGCGCTCAAGCTGCCCGTCGGCACGGTGCTGCGCGCCGGAGATACGCCGTACGAGACGGAACGGCCGCTGACGGTCGTGCCGGCGGACGGCGTCCGGCTGTCGGTTACGACCGCGTCCGGCAGCCGCGAAGTGTCGGCGGGGGACGAGAACGGGCATGCGCCGTTTTATCCGTTCGGCCAGGACGGCGAGGTCGGCGCCCGGTTCTCGATTCGGTTCCGGGAGCCGCTGCCGGCGAACGAACCGCTGTCGCTCTGGATCGAGCTGGCGTTCGACGGCGGCCTCGAGGCGAAGCGCATTCCGCCGAACGAAGCCTCGTTCGTGCCGTCCGGCACGGTCGAGTGGACGTATTGGGCGGAGGCGGAAGACGGTACGGCGACATGGACGCCTCTCCCGCTCGAGCTGGACGAAACGTACGCGTTCCACCAGAGCGGCTCGATCCGATTCCACCTGCCGGCGACGACCCGCCGTTTATCCGTGCGGATGACCGGCGGCGCGTACGATAGAGTTCCGCGCGTCCGCAAGCTTCACGTGAACGAGACGTCGGCGGCGCAAGGCTTCTCGCATGCGGTCGTCGAGACGTTCGACGGCACCGGGGCGCCGGACCTCGCGCTGCGGCCGCGGCACGCCTTGTTCTCGCGCGGCGTCGTTCAGGCGCAGACGCGCAGCGGCGCGGATGGCGGCTGGGTCGACTGGGATGAGGTCGAGTCGTGGCCGGACGGCCCGAGCCGGGCGTTCCGGACGTCGCGGGACGACGCTACGGGAGAAGTGACCGTTACGTTCGGCGACGGCGTCCATGGCGCGATTCCGCCGGAGGGCGTCGGCGCGATCCGCTTGATCGCCGTCTCGCCGGAGCTGTACGGGCGCGCCGCTTGCGGCGCCGGCACCGGCATCTCCGGTCAGCGGGTCAAGCTGCCGATCGGGCCGGCGCTGCCGGGCGCGCTGCTCGTGCAGGTCGGCTGGGTGCCGGAAGGCGCGTCCGCGCCGGTATGGCACGATTGGCGCCGGGTCGACGACTTCGACCGGTCGCGCCCGGACAGCCGCCACTACGCGCTGGACGACGCCGAGGGCGAGCTTCGGTTTTCGGGCGGCGAACGCGGCGCGGTGCCGCCGGCGTCCGGCTTCCCGAACATCCGCGTCATCGGACTTCGCGTCGGCGGCGGCGCGATCGGCAACGTGAAGGAAGGCCGGATCCGATCCAGCGACGACTCCGTCGTCGCCGAGTCGCTGATCATCGAGAACGTTCGTCCGGCGGAAGGCGGCGCGGAGCCGGAGACGACGGGCGAGGCGCTGCGCCGCGTGCAACGCGGCGTGTTAGAGCCGGACTGCGGCGTGACCGAAGAGGACATCGAGCGGCTCGTGCTGGCCGTACCGGGCATCGCCGTCTCGCGCGTGAAGGCGATTCCCGGTTTCCGGCCGGGACTCAGGAACTACCCGGAGGAGCGAACGCTCGGCGACGTGACGGTCGTCGTGGAGCCGAGGTCGCAGCGCGAGGCGGCGAAGCCGAGCGCGGGCTTCCTTCAGACGGTGCGCAATTACTTGGAGCCTTATCGGCTGCTGACGACGAAATTCCATGTCGTGCCGCCGGAGTACGTGAAGGTCGGCGTGCGCGCGATCGTCGTCGTCGACCCTCGGTACGAAGCCAAGGAGAGCCGGGTGCACGAGGCGATCGACCGGTGGTTCGCGCGCTGGGACTTCGGACGTTCCGTATACAAGGGCGACGTCTACGACGCGATTCACAGCGTCCCCGGCGTCGTGTACATTCAAGACGTGTGGCTGATGGCGGACGGCAAGGACGTGTTCAAGGAGGAAGGCGGCGACGTCCGCATTCCGCCGAACGGTCTCGTCGTCAGCGGCGCGCACGAAATCGAGTTGTTGTCATCCGGGCGATAA
- a CDS encoding putative baseplate assembly protein, translating to MVNHSSGGDPRVLSPTVDHRDAAALIEQMKRLAPYYTPEWRFRPDDPDPGTALFLMFAKLLEGNIRRLNQVPYKSFLTFLNRFDARLLPARSSLAQVVFELAEGATEPVYVEQGTQLSAPPPPGELEPVLFETQDALLVSPAKLTDCLSVSPKRDRIVRLQEEANEDEARAFAKIEPGPDGRGVALFGPEGTNLQEHVFYLKHDFLFLLNSPTYIEMTVKNTRNGYAVPETVRYLSDRSAVEWEYFSGGEWVAFDRVFGNGARIRLTKRRRARIDRTTLFGEEGYWIRCRARSLDEATGTPQLASVQLDMLDLKSDFLVAKDGDGIAPDRLYFNDIQVEADECQPFGDFFAPYGVFYIANREAFSKRGANVTMQFQLNFRQNRLLPDRPPQINWKPIMKRAEVDKTEIPDPVTIANVHWEYWNGRAWVRLPAEDDAQRIFHLPYEGTEPREIKFVVPEDLEESAVNSEDNFWIRGRILSVQNAYSNNAVYYSPTIKRLRCRFEYPEPVYPPQRFAIRNNLEVQDRTLEARSGGFAFRPFLKLDGGHPALWLGFDKPPERGPIHLYWSLRTKRTLDRDVPLIEWEYLKRSGGGAVWAPLAAADDTNGFTRSGTVQFVGPRDFASHSAFGVERYWIRAVNRDASLDAEERAADAPRALHATLNSALAKQQETLKNELPQRVETYDTVDETVRVEYVLSRTPVLSEEVWVDETETMSEEEARKLEEEGVATEIVRDTAGDMMRCWVKYAAVPHFVLSGPHDRHYALDRASGRLSFGNGQQGKLPPKLTEDSVRVTYATGGGRRGNVPAGAIASIRASIAYIDAVRNPEPAAGGCDSGTVEEAIRRGPKLFTHRHRAVTAEDFEWLTREAHPNVAKVKCLPNVNVKLEKEPGAISIVVLPKSGVGGGPFFQELKRHVEKELIRRAAANVAFPGAIQVMDPAVLEIGVQATLWVRSMEDVVPVEREAVKRLNRFLDPLTGGADGAGWDIGQIVHRSMFYALLKAVGPVLHIPQISLSVTKAENGERVEWNPERIGDVPHGIVVPGEHRILVEIGK from the coding sequence ATGGTCAATCATAGCTCCGGCGGGGACCCCCGGGTCTTATCCCCGACCGTCGATCATCGCGACGCCGCCGCGCTCATCGAACAGATGAAGCGGCTGGCGCCGTATTATACGCCGGAATGGCGGTTTCGGCCCGACGATCCGGATCCGGGCACCGCGCTGTTTCTCATGTTCGCGAAGCTGCTCGAGGGCAACATTCGCCGTCTGAATCAGGTGCCGTACAAGAGCTTCCTGACGTTCCTGAATCGGTTCGACGCGAGGCTGCTGCCGGCGCGTTCGTCGCTCGCGCAGGTCGTCTTCGAGCTGGCGGAAGGCGCGACGGAGCCGGTGTACGTCGAGCAGGGAACGCAGCTGTCCGCGCCGCCGCCGCCGGGCGAGCTCGAGCCGGTGCTGTTCGAGACGCAGGACGCGCTGCTGGTCTCGCCGGCGAAGCTGACCGATTGTTTGTCGGTCAGCCCGAAGCGCGACCGCATCGTGCGGCTGCAGGAGGAAGCGAACGAGGACGAAGCGCGGGCGTTCGCGAAGATCGAGCCCGGTCCGGACGGACGCGGCGTCGCGCTGTTCGGTCCGGAAGGGACGAACCTGCAGGAGCATGTGTTTTATTTGAAGCACGACTTCCTCTTCCTGCTGAACAGCCCGACCTACATCGAGATGACGGTGAAAAATACGCGCAACGGGTACGCCGTGCCGGAGACGGTGCGGTATTTGTCCGATCGGAGCGCGGTGGAATGGGAATATTTCAGCGGCGGCGAGTGGGTCGCGTTCGACCGCGTGTTCGGCAACGGGGCTCGCATCCGGCTGACGAAACGGCGGCGCGCGCGAATCGATCGGACGACGTTGTTCGGCGAAGAGGGCTACTGGATCCGCTGCCGGGCGAGATCGCTCGACGAAGCGACGGGGACGCCGCAGCTCGCGAGCGTGCAGCTCGACATGCTAGACCTGAAGAGCGACTTCCTCGTCGCGAAGGACGGGGACGGCATCGCGCCGGATCGGCTGTACTTTAACGACATTCAAGTCGAAGCGGACGAATGCCAGCCGTTCGGGGATTTCTTCGCGCCGTACGGCGTGTTTTATATCGCGAACCGCGAGGCGTTTTCGAAGCGGGGCGCGAACGTGACGATGCAGTTTCAGTTGAATTTCCGGCAGAACCGGCTGCTGCCCGACCGACCGCCCCAAATCAACTGGAAGCCGATCATGAAGCGGGCCGAGGTCGACAAGACGGAAATTCCGGATCCGGTGACGATCGCGAACGTTCATTGGGAGTATTGGAACGGTCGCGCTTGGGTGCGCCTGCCGGCGGAGGACGACGCGCAGCGCATCTTCCATCTGCCGTACGAAGGGACGGAGCCGCGCGAGATCAAGTTCGTCGTCCCGGAGGACCTCGAGGAGTCGGCGGTCAATTCGGAGGACAACTTCTGGATTCGCGGACGCATTCTTTCGGTGCAGAACGCATACAGCAACAACGCGGTATATTATTCGCCGACGATCAAGCGGCTGCGATGCCGCTTCGAATATCCCGAGCCGGTCTATCCGCCGCAGCGATTCGCGATCCGAAACAACCTCGAGGTGCAGGATCGCACCCTCGAGGCGCGTTCCGGCGGCTTCGCGTTCCGGCCGTTCCTGAAGCTGGACGGCGGTCACCCTGCGCTCTGGCTCGGCTTCGACAAGCCGCCGGAGCGAGGGCCGATCCACTTGTATTGGTCGCTGCGGACGAAGCGGACGCTCGACCGGGACGTGCCCCTGATCGAATGGGAGTACCTAAAGCGCAGCGGCGGCGGTGCCGTCTGGGCGCCGCTCGCGGCGGCGGACGATACGAACGGCTTCACGCGCAGCGGCACGGTCCAGTTCGTCGGGCCGCGCGACTTCGCTTCTCATTCCGCCTTCGGCGTGGAGCGGTATTGGATTCGCGCGGTGAACCGCGACGCGTCGCTCGACGCCGAGGAACGAGCGGCGGACGCGCCGCGGGCGCTCCATGCGACGCTCAATTCGGCGCTCGCGAAGCAGCAGGAGACGCTGAAGAACGAGCTGCCGCAGCGCGTCGAAACGTACGACACGGTCGACGAAACGGTTCGCGTCGAATACGTCCTCTCTCGAACGCCGGTGCTCTCCGAAGAGGTGTGGGTCGACGAGACGGAGACGATGTCCGAGGAAGAGGCGAGGAAGCTCGAGGAGGAAGGCGTCGCGACCGAGATCGTACGCGATACGGCGGGCGACATGATGCGCTGCTGGGTTAAGTACGCGGCGGTGCCTCACTTCGTGTTGTCCGGTCCGCATGACCGGCACTACGCGCTCGATCGAGCGTCGGGGAGGCTGTCGTTCGGCAACGGGCAGCAAGGGAAGCTGCCGCCGAAGCTGACGGAAGACTCGGTCCGCGTCACTTACGCGACCGGGGGCGGCCGGCGCGGCAACGTCCCGGCGGGAGCCATCGCTTCGATTCGCGCCTCGATCGCGTACATCGACGCCGTGCGCAATCCGGAGCCGGCCGCCGGCGGCTGCGATTCGGGCACGGTGGAGGAAGCCATTCGCCGAGGACCGAAGCTGTTCACCCACCGGCATCGGGCGGTGACGGCGGAGGACTTCGAATGGCTGACGCGGGAGGCGCATCCGAACGTGGCGAAGGTGAAGTGCCTGCCGAACGTGAACGTGAAGCTCGAGAAGGAGCCGGGCGCGATCTCGATCGTCGTCCTGCCGAAGTCGGGCGTCGGCGGGGGACCGTTCTTCCAGGAGCTGAAGCGCCACGTAGAGAAGGAGCTGATCCGGCGGGCCGCCGCGAACGTCGCGTTCCCGGGCGCCATCCAGGTGATGGATCCGGCCGTGCTCGAGATCGGCGTCCAGGCGACGCTGTGGGTGCGGTCGATGGAGGACGTCGTGCCGGTGGAGCGGGAAGCGGTGAAGCGCTTGAACCGCTTCCTCGATCCGCTGACCGGCGGCGCCGACGGCGCCGGCTGGGACATCGGCCAAATCGTGCACCGATCGATGTTCTACGCGCTGCTCAAGGCGGTCGGACCGGTGCTGCATATTCCGCAAATTTCGCTCTCCGTCACGAAGGCGGAGAACGGCGAACGCGTCGAGTGGAATCCGGAGCGCATCGGGGACGTGCCGCACGGCATCGTCGTTCCGGGCGAGCACCGCATTCTCGTGGAAATCGGCAAGTAG
- a CDS encoding PD40 domain-containing protein has protein sequence MRRWIALFVAATLLAGNGSGSVARAKELERPPELTGAFIREGNLWLKEGRSERLLADRSAPVRAVAWSGDGRWLAYETLEPSDEIWVYRVKDGKETKLCGGCGESVWAHREAKLAYRMDGEVYTVNLDAENGAPSEPVRRAVDVGRFGWLPDDRGLLAASLPMREGGEWKPLTLYAVRFRGVDGEASETRPLLTLPGPTERFLAVSVSPFRWSPDGRWVAFVAEPTASWSMDSNTLCLMSADGARFFAIGKMLSREDWYGWAPGRSRLGYIDGEGRFEVSNKRFEYKDAPSSIAPSFTPPGVMDIGFAWLRPDLVVVSRAPELSWDEGPVPNAEPSLYALDLKIGSAKRITRPPEGSGDFRPMYVASAKRLTWVRSAGRPRYPADVWTSTARGAGAAAYIRGVDAPPVWLELGR, from the coding sequence ATGCGGAGATGGATCGCCTTGTTCGTCGCGGCGACCTTGTTGGCCGGAAACGGCAGCGGCAGCGTCGCTCGCGCGAAAGAACTTGAACGACCGCCGGAGTTGACCGGCGCTTTCATCCGGGAAGGCAATCTCTGGCTGAAGGAGGGGCGCAGCGAACGCTTGCTCGCGGACCGCTCCGCCCCCGTACGCGCGGTCGCTTGGTCCGGCGACGGCCGATGGCTCGCCTACGAGACGTTGGAACCGAGCGATGAAATATGGGTGTACCGGGTGAAGGACGGGAAGGAGACGAAGCTGTGCGGCGGATGCGGGGAATCGGTTTGGGCGCACCGCGAGGCGAAGCTGGCGTATCGGATGGACGGCGAGGTATACACGGTGAACTTGGACGCGGAAAACGGTGCCCCGTCGGAACCGGTCCGGCGCGCGGTCGACGTCGGCCGATTCGGTTGGCTGCCGGACGACCGCGGCCTGCTCGCGGCGTCGCTCCCGATGCGCGAAGGCGGCGAGTGGAAGCCGCTTACGTTGTACGCCGTCCGGTTCCGCGGGGTCGACGGCGAGGCGAGCGAGACGAGACCGCTCCTTACGCTGCCGGGACCGACCGAACGGTTCCTGGCCGTTTCGGTCAGCCCGTTCCGTTGGTCGCCGGACGGCCGATGGGTCGCCTTCGTCGCCGAGCCGACCGCCTCGTGGTCGATGGACAGCAATACGCTGTGCCTGATGTCCGCGGACGGAGCGCGTTTCTTCGCCATCGGCAAGATGCTGTCGCGCGAAGACTGGTACGGCTGGGCCCCCGGAAGAAGCCGACTCGGCTACATCGACGGGGAAGGTCGGTTCGAGGTGTCGAACAAACGCTTCGAGTATAAGGACGCCCCTTCGTCGATCGCGCCGTCGTTCACGCCGCCGGGCGTCATGGACATCGGCTTCGCTTGGCTGCGCCCCGACCTTGTCGTCGTGTCCCGGGCGCCCGAGCTGTCCTGGGACGAAGGCCCGGTCCCGAACGCGGAGCCGTCGCTGTACGCGCTGGACCTGAAGATCGGGAGCGCCAAGCGGATCACAAGACCGCCCGAGGGCAGCGGCGACTTCCGTCCCATGTACGTCGCCTCCGCGAAGCGGCTGACCTGGGTGCGCTCGGCGGGCCGGCCGAGATATCCCGCCGACGTCTGGACGTCGACCGCCCGCGGCGCCGGCGCCGCCGCGTACATCCGCGGCGTCGACGCGCCCCCCGTGTGGCTCGAGCTCGGACGGTAG
- a CDS encoding sugar phosphate isomerase/epimerase family protein produces MRFFSLTTWSLHRNLGPLRWTRWDGAGAKHYTETQEQPELLSLPELPAALAEKGYEAANVCHFHIPDVGEEYARRLRGSFETAGVRLFTLLLDYGDISSADDVRREADLAWLKRWIDFAAAAGAERVRVVAGESAPDDARALERSAEGLRELCDYAEPRGVRVVTENFRPLTSTADNCLALLEACGDRLGLIADFGNFGGPGKLEELSRIAPRAEEIHAKAKTDAEGFPDADELRSCLDLVRDADFAGPITLVYDGPGDMWAGIERVRSIVAPYVAD; encoded by the coding sequence ATGCGGTTTTTCTCGTTGACGACTTGGAGCTTGCATCGAAATCTCGGCCCGCTGCGTTGGACGCGCTGGGACGGCGCCGGAGCGAAGCATTACACGGAGACGCAGGAGCAGCCGGAGCTGCTGTCGCTGCCCGAATTGCCGGCCGCGCTAGCGGAGAAGGGATATGAAGCGGCGAACGTCTGCCACTTCCATATTCCGGACGTTGGAGAGGAGTATGCGCGGCGGTTACGCGGATCGTTCGAGACGGCGGGCGTTCGATTGTTTACGCTGCTGCTCGATTACGGCGATATTTCGTCCGCCGACGACGTTCGGCGCGAGGCCGACTTGGCATGGCTCAAGCGGTGGATCGACTTCGCCGCCGCCGCCGGGGCCGAGCGCGTGCGCGTCGTCGCGGGCGAGTCCGCGCCGGATGACGCTCGCGCGTTGGAGCGGTCCGCGGAAGGTCTGCGCGAGCTGTGCGATTACGCGGAGCCGCGAGGCGTTCGGGTCGTAACGGAAAACTTCCGTCCGCTTACGTCGACGGCGGACAATTGCTTGGCGCTGCTCGAGGCTTGCGGGGATCGGCTCGGACTGATCGCGGACTTCGGCAACTTCGGCGGTCCGGGGAAGCTGGAGGAGCTTAGCCGCATCGCGCCGCGCGCCGAGGAAATCCACGCGAAGGCGAAGACGGACGCGGAAGGGTTCCCGGACGCGGACGAGCTGCGAAGCTGCCTCGATCTCGTGCGCGACGCCGACTTCGCGGGGCCGATCACGCTCGTGTACGACGGCCCGGGCGACATGTGGGCGGGCATCGAGCGGGTGCGCTCGATCGTCGCGCCGTACGTCGCGGATTAG
- a CDS encoding phage baseplate assembly protein V, with the protein MLYDSMNQANARILPKIDGVVVGIVTNNKDPENKGRVKVKIPMLTQETESDWVRIAQPMAGKENGTLIIPEVNDEVLLAFQLGDISQPFVVGSLWNDKNKPPAGKDDKNNVRKIVSRAGHELTFNDKAGDESVSIVTKKGLKLEMTDKDETIKLQDKPGTNAITIKGGSAGEIEIKTGSTKVTINSKGDATVESMKKLTLKSTEVAIEATAKLSLKGGAMVDIASDGMLNIKGSMVKIN; encoded by the coding sequence ATGCTTTACGATTCGATGAATCAAGCGAACGCGCGCATCCTGCCGAAGATCGACGGCGTCGTCGTCGGGATCGTCACGAATAACAAGGACCCGGAAAACAAAGGGCGCGTCAAGGTTAAGATTCCGATGCTGACTCAGGAAACCGAGTCCGACTGGGTGCGGATCGCACAGCCGATGGCCGGGAAGGAGAACGGCACGCTGATCATCCCCGAGGTGAACGACGAGGTGCTGCTGGCGTTCCAGCTGGGCGACATCTCGCAGCCGTTCGTCGTCGGTTCCCTCTGGAACGACAAGAACAAGCCGCCGGCGGGCAAGGACGACAAGAACAACGTCCGCAAGATCGTCTCCCGCGCCGGCCACGAGCTGACGTTCAACGACAAGGCCGGCGACGAGAGCGTGTCGATCGTCACGAAGAAGGGCCTCAAGCTCGAGATGACGGACAAGGACGAGACGATCAAGCTGCAGGATAAACCCGGAACGAACGCCATCACGATCAAGGGCGGCAGCGCCGGCGAGATCGAAATCAAGACCGGCTCGACGAAGGTGACGATCAACAGCAAGGGCGATGCGACGGTGGAGAGCATGAAGAAGCTGACGCTGAAGTCGACGGAGGTCGCGATCGAGGCGACCGCGAAGCTGAGCCTTAAGGGCGGCGCGATGGTGGACATCGCGTCGGACGGTATGCTGAACATCAAGGGCTCGATGGTGAAGATCAACTAA
- a CDS encoding GPW/gp25 family protein, translated as MSKAFLGKGWKFPIEVDEATGRIKMSEHEDDIQESIRVIIWTSRGERIMRPTFGSGIERFLFESTDDMTLRLIESELEEAVRVWEPRVHNVEVKVVRDAREAEKLLIHVQYEVRTTNNLFNQVYPFYLHEGAN; from the coding sequence ATGTCGAAGGCGTTTTTGGGAAAAGGATGGAAGTTCCCGATCGAGGTGGACGAGGCGACCGGCCGCATCAAAATGTCGGAGCACGAGGACGACATTCAAGAGTCGATCCGGGTCATCATCTGGACGTCCCGAGGCGAGCGCATCATGCGTCCGACCTTCGGCTCCGGCATCGAGCGGTTCCTGTTCGAGAGCACGGACGACATGACGCTGCGGCTTATCGAGTCCGAGCTCGAGGAGGCGGTGCGCGTCTGGGAGCCTCGCGTGCACAACGTCGAGGTGAAGGTCGTCCGCGACGCGCGCGAGGCGGAGAAGCTGCTGATCCACGTGCAATACGAAGTGCGCACGACGAACAACTTGTTTAACCAAGTGTACCCGTTCTATTTGCACGAGGGCGCTAATTAG